One Phoenix dactylifera cultivar Barhee BC4 unplaced genomic scaffold, palm_55x_up_171113_PBpolish2nd_filt_p 000298F, whole genome shotgun sequence DNA window includes the following coding sequences:
- the LOC103720478 gene encoding protein POLLENLESS 3-LIKE 2-like: protein MMQDPWNINAPTGIRPSKSAPCSPIKPIVRPRPDSFHITHKVPIGDTPYVKAKRVQLVDKDPEKAIPLFWAAINAGDRVDSALKDMAIVMKQQNRAEEAIEAIKSLRNRCSDQAQESLENILLDLFKRCGRLDDQIALLNHKLQLIQQGLAFNGRRTKTARSQGRKFQVSLEQEATRLLGNLGWALMQKDNYIEAEGAYRRALLIASDNNKMCNLGICLMKQGKIAEAKETLKQVRPAVVDGLRGADSHLKAYERAQEMLRDLEAKFSGRTARDQFDKENRLFDAFIGSSSIWQPQPCIDYTMPPRERFGDENVNVNRISTNAKPEFLSNIALNVDAPPFYSSKMIRDPNGIDHPFQDPIFGNLKRTRSGNAVEKSLPPRVPMERTKEESNTKKSLSVEGRDDNWPELPDNIEFNDAIVAAVLAPVLEDTGNTDTGKTDANNNTSPALNEGKMGKRLRIFQDITKATSLNDRFL, encoded by the exons atgatgcaagacCCGTGGAACATCAATGCTCCCACCGGAATCCGGCCATCGAAATCAGCACCCTGCTCGCCTATTAAACCAATCGTGAGGCCAAGGCCCGACTCGTTccacatcacccacaaagtccCCATAGGAGACACTCCCTATGTGAAGGCGAAACGGGTTCAG CTAGTGGATAAGGACCCTGAGAAGGCAATTCCATTGTTTTGGGCTGCAATCAATGCCGGGGACCGGGTTGATAGCGCACTCAAGGATATGGCCATTGTAATGAAACAGCAGAATCGAGCGGAGGAAGCTATTGAAGCTATAAAGTCGCTGAGGAACCGGTGTTCGGATCAGGCGCAGGAGTCCCTAGAGAACATTCTTTTGGATCTTTTCAAG AGGTGTGGGAGATTGGATGATCAGATAGCTCTCTTGAATCACAAGTTGCAACTTATCCAGCAAGGGCTGGCCTTCAATGGGAGGCGCACGAAGACGGCTCGGTCTCAGGGGAGGAAATTCCAAGTCTCTCTGGAGCAAGAAGCAACCAGACTTCTA GGGAATCTAGGCTGGGCACTGATGCAGAAGGATAACTATATTGAAGCTGAGGGGGCCTACAGAAGAGCCCTTCTGATTGCTTCTGATAACAATAAGATGTGCAACCTGGGCATCTGTTTGATGAAGCAAGGGAAGATTGCCGAGGCCAAAGAGACCCTCAAACAGGTGAGGCCAGCGGTTGTTGATGGCCTAAGAGGAGCTGATTCCCATTTGAAAGCCTACGAGAGAGCTCAGGAGATGCTCCGCGATCTCGAGGCTAAATTCTCAGGTCGCACTGCCAGGGATCAATTCGATAAAGAAAATAGGCTCTTCGATGCATTCATCGGCTCTTCCTCGATATGGCAACCTCAACCTTGCATCGACTACACGATGCCACCACGAGAACGCTTCGGTGATGAAAATGTCAATGTGAACAGAATAAGCACCAATGCAAAGCCTGAATTCTTGTCGAACATTGCGCTCAACGTCGATGCACCACCGTTCTATTCGTCAAAGATGATAAGAGACCCGAATGGGATCGATCATCCGTTCCAGGATCCAATTTTCGGTAACCTCAAGAGGACAAGGTCGGGCAACGCCGTGGAGAAGTCCCTCCCACCTAGAGTGCCAATGGAGAGAACAAAGGAAGAAAGCAACACAAAGAAATCTCTCTCTGTTGAAGGGAGAGATGATAACTGGCCAGAATTGCCAGACAACATTGAGTTCAATGATGCCATTGTGGCAGCAGTTCTAGCTCCTGTTCTTGAGGATACTGGTAATACTGATACTGGTAAGACTGATGCTAATAATAACACAAGCCCAGCGTTGAACGAGGGGAAAATGGGGAAGAGGCTCAGGATTTTCCAGGATATCACTAAGGCAACTTCTCTAAATGATAGGTTTCTTTAG
- the LOC103720469 gene encoding myb-related protein Hv1-like, whose protein sequence is MGRSPCCEKAHTNKGAWTKEEDERLIAHIRVHGEGCWRSLPKAAGLLRCGKSCRLRWINYLRPDLKRGNFTEEEDELIIKLHSLLGNKWSLIAGRLPGRTDNEIKNHWNTHIKRKLLNRGVDPATHRPINEHASNVTISFERREEKGSAAVRHEERSSSEESSAWPRGRLQQQQLKCPDLNLELCIGPPLQQESLEPVKREGTTLCFSCSLGSQKSNECKCNGFLCLSTGVLDYRSLQMN, encoded by the exons ATGGGGAGGTCTCCATGCTGCGAGAAAGCCCACACCAACAAGGGGGCATGGACTAAGGAGGAGGATGAGCGCCTCATCGCCCACATCCGTGTCCATGGCGAGGGCTGCTGGCGCTCGCTCCCCAAGGCGGCTGGCCTCCTCCGGTGCGGCAAGAGCTGCCGCCTCCGATGGATCAACTACCTCCGTCCTGACCTCAAGCGGGGGAACTTCACCGAAGAGGAAGACGAGCTCATCATTAAGCTCCATAGCCTCCTTGGTAACAA ATGGTCCTTGATAGCTGGAAGGCTGCCGGGGAGGACAGACAACGAGATAAAGAACCACTGGAATACGCATATCaaaaggaagcttttgaatagAGGAGTAGACCCCGCAACCCACCGGCCGATCAACGAGCATGCTTCCAACGTGACCATCTCCTtcgagaggagagaggagaagggtAGTGCTGCGGTTCGACATGAGGAGAGGAGTAGTAGTGAGGAGTCATCGGCATGGCCGCGGGGGCggctgcagcagcagcagctgaaGTGTCCAGACCTTAATTTAGAGCTTTGTATAGGCCCTCCCCTGCAACAAGAGTCATTGGAGCCTGTGAAGAGGGAGGGGACGACCCTTTGTTTCAGCTGCAGCTTGGGGTCGCAGAAGAGCAACGAGTGCAAGTGTAATGGCTTCCTTTGCCTCAGCACTGGAGTGCTCGATTACAGAAGCCTTCAGATGAATTAA